One stretch of Daphnia pulicaria isolate SC F1-1A chromosome 6, SC_F0-13Bv2, whole genome shotgun sequence DNA includes these proteins:
- the LOC124342685 gene encoding cysteine-rich motor neuron 1 protein-like has protein sequence MKRYGSTLAILVLLAGLACCRAQQQQPPPPQQQQQHQSCTVDGVTYEDGSSWPSLDGCQQCKCSSGLTFCVRVSFCRDLGQCGVIVTLPGACCPVCFGCVSPSGRKMSLNETWMEDDCTTCICRDGQSKCQASFCRTPCLQPRKVPGECCPVCDDDCHLQCLYGRAVDSSGRELCECRKVPDEDFRDLQVTIQTKVIDRAEGVDGQEADGDFVTAGANEAINCPRVPCKRMCAHGFQTDERGCPICKCQRCKSIQPCHKKCALGLVHDGRGCPTCHCRPGVSSSSTSPSQNGGATRQPVMTSSFSVSSSSNGKCLAGGSNLTFYNYGDRWQMDDCTHCVCHPGGPTCTEMACPLPCHNAIFVPGQCCPVCGDGSRTSTIPTGGSSTGQQRNSDESRDGMADGTALLTVVLVCVALVAGLILIVAILAVCVARQCQRLQLHEESMAAAAVKLTAVNRLRPKSTNLDYQYNLYLHRYRETVPGNGWPFDGSSDSQDKDEGGSSQCSNSPLLMVKSA, from the exons ATGAAAAGGTACGGCTCAACGCTGGCCATCCTCGTCCTGCTGGCAG GTCTTGCCTGTTGCcgggcgcagcagcagcaaccgccaccaccacaacaacaacaacaacaccaatcCTGCACAGTAGACGGTGTGACCTATGAAGACGGATCTTCCTGGCCATCGCTGGATGGCTGCCAACAATGTAAATGCAGTTCGGGACTAACGTTTTGCGTCCGCGTTTCCTTCTGTCGCGATCTCGGCCAATGCGGAGTCATCGTGACACTTCCCGGCGCATGCTGTCCGGTCTGCTTTG GCTGCGTAAGTCCGTCCGGTAGGAAAATGTCGCTAAACGAGACTTGGATGGAAGATGATTGCACAACTTGCATTTGCCGCGATGGCCAGTCCAAGTGCCAAGCCTCTTTCTGCCGTACTCCGTGCCTCCAGCCGCGCAAAGTTCCAGGAGAGTGCTGCCCAGTCTGCGATG aTGACTGCCACCTGCAGTGTCTCTACGGGCGGGCAGTGGATTCCAGCGGGCGAGAGTTGTGCGAGTGCCGCAAGGTTCCCGACGAGGATTTCCGCGACTTGCAGGTGACCATTCAAACGAAGGTGATAGACCGGGCTGAAGGAGTGGACGGGCAAGAAGCCGACGGAGATTTCGTCACGGCCGGGGCCAACGAGGCCATCAATTGCCCGAGGGTTCCGTGCAAGAGGATGTGCGCTCACGGGTTCCAGACGGACGAGCGTGGCTGCCCGATATGCAAGTGTCAACGCTGCAAATCCATCCAGCCGTGCCACAAGAAATGCGCGCTGGGCTTGGTCCATGATGGACGAGGATGCCCTACTTGTCATTGCCGGCCAGGtgttagcagcagcagcacctcgCCCTCGCAGAATGGCGGAGCGACGCGCCAACCGGTCATGACGTCATCGTTTtcagtcagcagcagcagcaacggcaaGTGCCTGGCAGGCGGTAGCAACCTCACCTTCTACAACTATGGAGATCGTTGGCAGATGGATGACTGCACCCACTGCGTCTGCCATCCAGGAGGGCCGACCTGCACAGAGATGGCCTGTCCGCTCCCTTGTCACAACGCCATCTTCGTTCCC GGTCAATGCTGCCCAGTGTGCGGTGACGGGTCTCGCACTTCGACCATACCAACCGGTGGATCGTCGACGGGCCAACAACGCAATAGCGACGAGAGTCGAG ATGGGATGGCGGACGGTACGGCGCTACTGACGGTAGTGCTGGTGTGCGTGGCCCTAGTAGCTGGATTGATCCTAATCGTGGCCATTTTGGCCGTTTGCGTGGCTCGTCAGTGCCAGCGCCTTCAACTGCACGAGGAGAGCATGGCAGCCGCTGCCGTGAAACTAACGGCCGTCAACCGATTAAGGCCCAAATCGACCAATCTCGATTATCAGTACAATCTGTATCTACACCGTTACAG GGAAACTGTCCCGGGGAACGGATGGCCATTTGACGGATCGTCTGACTCGCAAGACAAGGACGAAGGCGGGAGCAGTCAGTGCAGCAACAGCCCCCTGCTGATGGTGAAATCCGCGTGA
- the LOC124342727 gene encoding adipocyte plasma membrane-associated protein-like, with product MDLAKNLKRFFINTFIVLCVILFIPGLPPYSKLEPFSPTPPLAFEGALDPKDYSLAKAEKLFEGEIVGPEGLEVSPIDPNVFYATLHGGSIIKIFGNGTQMKTVAKLGHKCSGSWDVNNCGRPLGIRFDRDGYLIVADSYLGIYKVDCESSGQVSNLVHKHAVIDGKVARIFNGVAPAKDGRIYYTVTSINYPFDEALGEMLGAPSGRLVVYNPDTKENKVLQENIHFANGILLSPEEDYVIFAETFRFRLHKYFIRGPKTGTTEIFLDGLPGTPDNLNLSPEGNILIALVSVRLPGEFDPLELLFNHPWLRKLAIRIMHLAKFPFDVVSKFYDFPLFRQIGSHVMSLNLLVPVLPPYSIIVEADWEGKIVNSWHSNSADQRLFSDAKIVNGYMYLGSPFNDFLARIKMPSSTQITKHLKM from the exons ATGGATTTAGCCAAAAACCTGAAGAGGTTTTTTATTAACACCTTCATCGTCCTGTGCGTCATCCTGTTCATTCCAGGGCTCCCACCTTACAGTAAATTGGAGCCTTTCTCGCCTACTCCACCTTTAGCATTTGAAGGAGCGCTTGATCCGAAAGACTATTCCCTTGCCAAAgccgaaaaattatttgaaggaGAAATTGTGGGACCAGAAGGTCTGGAAGTATCGCCCATTGatccaaatgttttttatgCCACTCTTCATGGAGGATCAATTATAAAGATATTTGGAAACGGCACGCAAATGAAAACAGTTGCTAAGTTGGGTCATAAATGTTCCGGGAGTTGGGATGTAAACAACTGCGGACGTCCTCTAGGGATTCGTTTCGATAGAGATGGTTATCTCATCGTTGCAGATTCTTATTTGGGCATTTACAAAGTTGACTGTGAGTCTTCCG GACAAGTTTCAAATCTTGTGCACAAACATGCAGTGATAGATGGTAAAGTGGCAAGGATTTTTAATGGAGTGGCCCCTGCTAAGGATGGAAGGATTTACTATACTGTGACTAGTATAAACTATCCTTTCGACGAAGCTTTGGGCGAAATGCTTGGAGCTCCCTCTGGTCGCTTAGTTGTTTATAACCcggacacaaaagaaaataaagttctGCAGGAGAACATCCACTTCGCAAATGGTATACTGCTGTCTCCGGAAGAAGATTATGTGATCTTTGCAGAAACTTTTCGATTCAGACTGCACAAGTATTTCATTAGGGGTCCTAAAACag GAACTACTGAGATATTTTTAGATGGTCTTCCCGGAACCCCAGATAATCTTAATTTGAGTCCTGAAGGGAATATTTTGATCGCACTAGTTAGTGTTCGTCTTCCCGGTGAATTTGACCCCCTGGAGTTATTATTTAATCATCCATGGTTGAGAAAACTCGCGATACGAATAATGCATCTTGCGAAATTCCCGTTTGATGTGGTATCAAAATTCTACGATTTTCCGCTTTTTCGGCAGATTGGATCTCAT GTCATGAGTTTAAACCTATTGGTGCCTGTTTTACCCCCGTACTCAATTATCGTTGAAGCAGATTGGGAGGGGAAGATTGTAAATTCTTGGCATTCCAATTCTGCAGATCAGCGTTTATTTAGTGACGCCAAGATTGTC aatggTTACATGTACCTAGGATCTCCTTTTAACGATTTCCTTGCTCGAATCAAGATGCCAAGTTCGACTCAAATAactaaacatttgaaaatgtgA
- the LOC124342725 gene encoding adipocyte plasma membrane-associated protein-like produces the protein MGLAKHLIRVFVDTTVFLAVILFIPGLPPYHNLEPFTATPPLAFEGALDPKDYALTKAEKLFEGEIVGPECFEVSPIEPDTFYTTLQGGAIVKIFDNGKKMKPVAKFGEKCDGNWDGKNCGRPLGIRFDNNGHLIAADSYLGIFKVDFQSGQVSNLVDKDTVIDGKVAKTFNSVAPAQDGKIYYTVSSTNYNLDESVGEMLGAPSGRLMVFNPETKENKVLLENIHFTNGILLSPDEDYIVFAECLRFRMHKYFISGPKAGITEIFLDGIPGSPDNLNLSPEGNIFVALVTVRIPGEFNPLEFMYTQPLLRKLAVRLLHILKFPFDFASNYVDAPVLRLISSYVMNFETMLPVLPPYSIIIEVDWNGKILNSWHSNSKDVRFFSDAKIINGYMYLGSPYNDYIGRIKLPGSIHFVKQPVLSLG, from the exons ATGGGTTTAGCCAAACATCTTATAAGAGTGTTTGTTGACACAACGGTCTTTCTTGCTGTCATCCTATTCATTCCGGGGCTTCCTCCCTACCATAACTTGGAACCTTTCACTGCTACTCCACCTTTAGCATTTGAGGGGGCACTTGATCCAAAAGACTATGCTCTAACCAAAGCCGAAAAGTTATTTGAAGGTGAAATTGTGGGACCAGAATGTTTTGAAGTGTCACCCATTGAACCAGACACCTTCTACACCACTCTTCAAGGAGGTGCAATTGTGAAAATATTTgataatggaaaaaaaatgaaacctgTTGCAAAGTTTGGTGAAAAATGTGATGGAAATTGGGATGGAAAGAATTGTGGAAGACCTTTAGGCATACGTTTTGATAATAATGGTCATCTAATTGCAGCAGATTCTTATTTGGGTATCTTCAAAGTTGACTTTCAATCAG gACAAGTTTCCAACCTTGTTGACAAAGATACAGTCATAGATGGGAAAGTGGCCAAAACCTTCAACAGTGTGGCACCTGCTCAAGATGGAAAGATCTATTATACTGTGTCAAGTACCAATTATAATCTTGATGAATCTGTTGGTGAAATGCTTGGTGCCCCGTCTGGACGTCTTATGGTCTTCAATCcggaaacgaaagaaaacaaagttcTTCTAGAAAATATCCACTTCACAAACGGTATACTGCTCTCCCCAGATGAAGACTACATAGTTTTTGCAGAGTGCTTGCGATTCAGAATGCACAAGTATTTCATTAGCGGGCCTAAAGCAg gaataACGGAAATATTTTTGGATGGAATTCCTGGTTCACCGGATAATCTCAATTTAAGTCCAGAAGGAAACATTTTCGTCGCCCTAGTCACTGTGCGAATCCCTGGCGAATTTAACCCACTTGAGTTTATGTATACCCAGCCATTGCTCAGAAAGCTTGCGGTGCGCCTCTTGCATATTTTGAAGTTTCCATTTGACTTCGCTTCGAATTATGTTGATGCTCCAGTTCTTCGCTTAATCTCATCTTAC GTAATGAATTTTGAAACTATGTTGCCGGTCTTGCCGCCTTACTCAATCATCATTGAAGTGGATTGGAACGGGAAAATTCTCAATTCGTGGCATTCCAACTCTAAGGACGTGCGTTTCTTCAGTGATGCAAAGATTATC AATGGCTACATGTATTTAGGATCCCCCTACAATGACTACATTGGTCGAATTAAGCTGCCAGGTTCTATTCATTTTGTTAAGCAGCCAGTTCTCTCACTCGGCTAA